DNA sequence from the Deinococcus budaensis genome:
AAGCGCCTGATACACCGCGAACACCAGCAGCCCCAGGAAAATCGGCCCCCATACCGAGAAGGTCAGCCCGGCGGGGGTAAAGGCGTTGGGCAGGCGGCCGCTCACCTCCGCGTTGGAATTGCCGAACAGCGGCAGCGCGTTGCTGAGGTAGTTCATCACCAGCGTCAGGGCCGTCGCCGCGAGCAGGGTGATCTGGCGGGGGAGTCCGGTCATGCTTCAGCTTAGGCGGCGCCGGGTCCCCCGAGCTGTCGGCGGAATGACGAAGTGCGGTCGGGAACGTCCCGACGCGGGGCGCCCGCTTTTTCCCCGGCGCAGGCTCCGGCACCCGTCGCCCTGCCCCCCGTCTCACGGACCGCCGTCACACTGGCCCCATGCCTTACCTGAAAGTGACCTGTGCCCGGCTGCCTGCTGAGCGCAAGGCCGAGGTGGCCCGGCAGCTCACCGAGGCGGTGAACCTGCTCTTCTTCTCGCCGCGCGGCGGCCCCAGCCGGGAGGAACTGCGTGAGCACACGACCGTCCACTTCAGCGAGTTCCGCGACGAGGACCTGTACATCGGTGGGCGCACCCCCCGCGAGCGGGGCCGGGTGGACCTCACCGCCGAACTCTCCGACTGGAACATGAGCGTGAGAAAGCAGCGCCGGGTGGCCCGGCATCTGACGCCCGTCCTGGCCCGGCTCTTCGGGATGGAGGGGGATCTGGACGGGATCAACCTCCGGTTCCACTCCTACCCGCCGCGCGATTTTGCGGTGGGCGGGCGCCTGCTGTCCGACCGGGTGCCCTGGATCGGACAGGTCCTCAAGCGGCGCGCCGGGTAGGGCGGCCTCCCCCTCTTGCCAGGGGTGCGGTCAGCACCCTCAGGTCGTGTATTCGGCGTTGATGCTCACGTACCCGGCGCTGAGGTCGCAGCCCCAGGCCTCGCCGCGGGCGTCCCCCACGCCCAGCCCCACCTCGAAGACGACTTCCTCAGCGCGCATGGCCGCGCTGACCGCCGCCGCGTCGTAAGGCAGGGGACGGCCCGCGAAGACCGGCGTGCCCTGCACCGCGACCGTCATCCGCTCGACCTCCAGCGCCGCGCCGCTGCGCCCCACCGCCATGATCACCCGGCCCCAGTTGGGGTCGTTGCCGTGCACCGCGCTCTTGAGCAGTGGGCTGACGCAGCAGGTGCGGGCGGCGGCCAGCGCCTCGGCCTCGGTGCGGGCGCCCGAGACGCGCACCGTGAGCAGCTTGGTCGCCCCCTCGCCGTCGGCGGCGATCATGCGGGCCAGCTCGCGCAGCACGCCCTCCAGCGCCGCCAGGAACTCGGGCAGGTCCACCTCGCCCGCCCGCCCGTTAGCCAGCACCACGGCCATGTCGTTGGTGCTGGTGTCGCCGTCCACCGTGACCGCATTGAACGTCCGGTTCACGATGGCCGGAAAGGCCGCCCGCAGCGCCCCCTGATCCACCCGCGCGTCGGTAAAGGCGAAGGCGAACATGGTCGCCATGTCGGGGTGGATCATGCCGCTGCCCTTGGCGGTGCCCAGGATGCGGGCGCCGGTGCTGAGCGTAGCCTGGGCCACCTTGGGCCGGGTGTCGGTGGTCATGATCGCCTGGGCGAAAGCGTCCGCGCCGCGCTCCAGCCCGTCCGGCAGGTGCTCCACGCCGCCCAGCACCCGGTCCATCGGCAACAGGTGGCCGATGATGCCGGTGGAGGCGGTCAGCACCAACTCGGCGCCGATGCCCAGCACGCTGCCCAGCGCCCCTGCCAACTCCGCGTTGTCCCGGGTTCCCTGCGCCCCGGTCGCCGCGTTGGCATTTCCGGCGTTCACCACCAGCGCCCGGACCGGCCCGCTCCCGGCGGCCAGCTCGCGGTTGCGGGTCACGCAGGCCGCCGCCGCCGCGCTGCGGGTGCCCGCAAAAGCCCAGGCGCAGTCCGCGTCGCTCACCACGCACGACAGGTCGGTGCGGCCGCTCGGTTTGATTCCGGCACTCATCGCCGCTGCGCTGAAGCCTTTGGGAAAGGTCCGTCCCGAATCGGTCATGGGCGCATGGTAGCGGGGAGAGGTCGGCGGCGCGGCGGGCCTGGGCAGCGGGGCGCTGGGCAGCCGAGCACTGGGCAGCGGGGCGCGCGCGCGGCGGGGCAGGCCCCCCAGCCCTGACCGGCCCGTGACGCCCCCTGCACATTCCTCACGCGGCCTTCACGGCCGGGGCGGGGCCAGGCGGGTAGGGTGGGAGGCCATGAAGAACGTCCTGCTCACCCTGACGGCGGCGGCCCTGCTCTCCGGCGCCGCGCTCGCCGCACCCGTCAAGCTCCAGACGGTCCCGGTGACCCTGGAACCCAGCGCCCGGCTGCTGACCCTGAACGACGCGGGCATCGCCAAGGCCTTTCCGTCCTCGGCCAGCCGCCCCGAAGCGGTGTTCGTGACCGAGGACCTCAAGGTCACGGTCGCCTTCGACTGGCGCGAGGCCCCGCTGGCGACCCCCGGCGTGACCGAGGTGACCAACCGGTTCGCCGCCAACCTGCGCTCGCAGGTGCCCAACCTCAAAACGGTCCGCTCGGCCGTGGTGCAGGTGGGCGGGCAGCCCTGGGGCCAGATCATCTTCACCACGCCAGGGCAAGGCGACGACCGCCGGGTCGAGATGCTGCTCACCAGCGCCGGGGGCCGCCTGCTGGTCGTCACCATCGCCAGCAACGTCAAGGACTACAGCCGCAACGAGAACGTGGTCCGCAACCTCGCCAGCAGCCTGCGGGTGAACTGAGGCGCGGTCGGGGCACGCCGCCCCCCGCCTCTCCAGGGACGGCAGGCCGGTTCTCCGGGTGGGGGAACCGGCCTGCCGGCGCTTATGACAGAGTCCGGTGCCCCCGCCGCTTTGCTCCGGCGGTGCAGCGTCCTTTTCACTTGAAAGGTCGCAGACGCCAGGAGGGTCGTCCTGTCTTTCGGAGCGGGGCCGACGGTTCGCGGTGGCCCGGCCCCCTACAATGCGGGGCGTGCCGGACCTTCCTGACTTCCAGCCTCTTTTCCAGACCCGGGTGCTGGCGCAGCGCGGCGGCGTGCGGAGCGAGGCGGGCGAATGGGGCGGGCAGGCGGTGTTCGTCAAGACCCTGCTCTCGGACGATCCGGCCGCCGCGCAGCGCTTCGAGCACGAGGGCGAGATCGCGGCGGCGCTCGACCACCCGGGGGTCGTGCCGCTGCTGGCCCGCCGCCCCGCGCAGTTGATCTTTCCCTGGCTGGAGGGCCAGACGCTGCGCGAGCGGGTGGAGGCCGGGCCGCTGTCTGCCGCCGAGGCGCTGGAGGTGGCCGACGGGCTGCTCGCCGCCGTGGCCCACCTGCACGCCCGGGGGGTGACCCACCACGACCTCAAGCCCGAGAACGTGCTGCTCGAAGGCGGGCAGGCCCGCAGCGGCAGCGTGCGCCTGATCGACTTCGGCATGAGCCATTCGCGGGCGCTGGCGCTGGACATCCACGGCGGCACCCGCATGGGCACTCCGCATTTCATGGCCCCCGAGCAGTTCCGGGGCGTGCGCGGCGACCCGCGCAGCGACCTGTACTCGGTGGGCGTGCTGCTGTTCGACTGCCTCGCCGGGCACCCGCCCTACGCCGACGCGCTGGGCTGGCTGACCGGCCTGACCGACGAACGCGCCCCCCTGCCCGGCCCTCCCGAGCTGCACGGGGTCCTGTGCGCGGCCCTCAGCCGCGACCCGGCTGGCCGCCCGGCCTCGGCGCAGGCGCTGCGGTCGGCGCTGCGCGAGGCGGCGCGGGCGCTGGGGCTGGAGCTGGAGCGCGCGTGCCCCTGAT
Encoded proteins:
- a CDS encoding tautomerase family protein, translating into MPYLKVTCARLPAERKAEVARQLTEAVNLLFFSPRGGPSREELREHTTVHFSEFRDEDLYIGGRTPRERGRVDLTAELSDWNMSVRKQRRVARHLTPVLARLFGMEGDLDGINLRFHSYPPRDFAVGGRLLSDRVPWIGQVLKRRAG
- a CDS encoding serine/threonine-protein kinase, producing the protein MRGVPDLPDFQPLFQTRVLAQRGGVRSEAGEWGGQAVFVKTLLSDDPAAAQRFEHEGEIAAALDHPGVVPLLARRPAQLIFPWLEGQTLRERVEAGPLSAAEALEVADGLLAAVAHLHARGVTHHDLKPENVLLEGGQARSGSVRLIDFGMSHSRALALDIHGGTRMGTPHFMAPEQFRGVRGDPRSDLYSVGVLLFDCLAGHPPYADALGWLTGLTDERAPLPGPPELHGVLCAALSRDPAGRPASAQALRSALREAARALGLELERACP
- the argJ gene encoding bifunctional glutamate N-acetyltransferase/amino-acid acetyltransferase ArgJ translates to MTDSGRTFPKGFSAAAMSAGIKPSGRTDLSCVVSDADCAWAFAGTRSAAAAACVTRNRELAAGSGPVRALVVNAGNANAATGAQGTRDNAELAGALGSVLGIGAELVLTASTGIIGHLLPMDRVLGGVEHLPDGLERGADAFAQAIMTTDTRPKVAQATLSTGARILGTAKGSGMIHPDMATMFAFAFTDARVDQGALRAAFPAIVNRTFNAVTVDGDTSTNDMAVVLANGRAGEVDLPEFLAALEGVLRELARMIAADGEGATKLLTVRVSGARTEAEALAAARTCCVSPLLKSAVHGNDPNWGRVIMAVGRSGAALEVERMTVAVQGTPVFAGRPLPYDAAAVSAAMRAEEVVFEVGLGVGDARGEAWGCDLSAGYVSINAEYTT